A stretch of the Poseidonibacter parvus genome encodes the following:
- the gmhB gene encoding D-glycero-beta-D-manno-heptose 1,7-bisphosphate 7-phosphatase — MTRQKIVFLDRDGVINIDKHYVYKIEDFEFINNIFDTCIYFQKLGYKIIIVTNQSGIGRKYFSQNDFDKLSEWMIKEFKNKKIEILDVFFCPHTPNDNCFCRKPKPGMITQACQKYDIDLNTSWMIGDKISDIDMAFNAGIKNSILISSQYSYNIDDLKTKNIVEDIIETKNIIKA; from the coding sequence TTGACAAGACAAAAAATAGTTTTTCTTGACAGAGATGGTGTAATAAATATTGATAAACATTACGTTTATAAAATTGAAGATTTTGAGTTTATAAATAATATATTTGATACTTGTATTTATTTCCAAAAACTCGGATATAAAATTATAATTGTTACAAATCAATCTGGCATAGGAAGAAAATATTTTAGTCAAAATGATTTTGATAAATTGTCGGAATGGATGATAAAAGAGTTTAAAAATAAAAAAATTGAGATACTTGATGTTTTTTTCTGCCCTCATACACCAAATGATAATTGTTTTTGTAGAAAACCAAAACCTGGAATGATTACTCAAGCTTGTCAAAAGTATGATATTGATTTAAATACTTCATGGATGATTGGAGATAAAATATCAGATATTGATATGGCTTTTAATGCAGGAATTAAAAACTCAATTTTAATTTCTAGCCAATATTCATACAATATAGATGATCTCAAAACAAAAAATATTGTTGAAGATATAATTGAAACAAAAAATATAATAAAAGCTTAG
- a CDS encoding YdcH family protein gives MFHEHRELITELKQKDAHFHRLFDKHNDLDEEITKLIEAHADDVTIETKKKEKLKLKDEVYNIIITYKNSK, from the coding sequence ATGTTTCACGAACATAGAGAATTAATTACAGAATTAAAACAAAAAGATGCTCATTTTCATAGATTATTTGATAAGCATAATGATTTAGATGAAGAGATTACAAAATTAATTGAAGCTCATGCTGATGATGTTACAATTGAAACAAAAAAGAAAGAAAAATTAAAACTTAAAGATGAAGTTTATAATATAATTATTACATATAAAAATTCTAAATAA
- the rfaD gene encoding ADP-glyceromanno-heptose 6-epimerase: MKYTDINFNNKTILITGGAGFIGSNLAFYFQNYYPDAKIIILDSFRNNETFSNGNLKSFGHFKNLLGFKGHVISGDINDKKLLEDLEENYSFDYIFHQAAISDTTVNEQDLMIQTNVNAYEDLLKIAIKHNANVVYASSAATYGDSNRFEVGYESPNNAYGFSKVMMDNITNEYLKKDLNISIVGLKYFNVYGPREFFKNKTSSMVVQFGHQILKGLTPKLFEGSDKILRDFIYIEDVIQANIKACNPKKSGVYNVGTGKARSFEDIVDILQSELNIDKGKEYIKNPFIGSYQFFTQANIEDTQKYLDYKPRYEMEEGIKEYIPEIKRLFKEEVK, from the coding sequence GTGAAATACACTGATATAAACTTTAATAACAAAACAATTTTAATAACTGGAGGAGCAGGATTTATTGGTTCAAATCTTGCTTTTTACTTTCAAAATTATTACCCTGATGCAAAAATTATAATCTTAGACTCTTTTAGAAATAATGAGACATTTTCAAATGGTAACCTAAAAAGTTTTGGTCACTTTAAAAATCTTTTAGGATTTAAAGGTCATGTTATTAGTGGTGATATTAATGATAAAAAACTATTAGAAGATTTAGAAGAGAATTATTCTTTTGATTATATTTTTCATCAAGCTGCTATTTCTGATACAACAGTGAATGAACAAGATTTAATGATACAAACAAATGTAAATGCTTATGAAGATTTATTAAAAATTGCAATTAAGCATAATGCAAATGTAGTTTATGCAAGTTCAGCTGCAACTTATGGTGATAGTAATCGCTTTGAAGTTGGATATGAGTCACCAAATAATGCCTATGGTTTTTCAAAAGTAATGATGGATAATATCACAAATGAATATCTAAAAAAAGATTTAAATATTTCAATTGTTGGATTAAAATATTTTAATGTATATGGTCCAAGAGAGTTTTTTAAAAACAAAACTTCTTCAATGGTAGTTCAATTTGGACATCAAATATTAAAAGGACTTACTCCTAAACTTTTTGAGGGAAGTGACAAAATATTACGAGATTTTATTTATATTGAAGATGTAATACAAGCAAATATAAAAGCTTGTAATCCTAAGAAATCTGGAGTTTATAATGTGGGAACAGGAAAAGCTAGAAGTTTTGAAGATATTGTAGATATTTTGCAAAGTGAACTAAATATTGATAAGGGAAAAGAATATATTAAAAATCCATTTATTGGTTCTTATCAATTTTTTACACAAGCTAATATTGAAGATACACAAAAATACTTAGATTATAAACCAAGGTATGAAATGGAAGAAGGCATTAAAGAGTATATTCCTGAAATAAAAAGACTATTTAAAGAAGAAGTAAAATAA
- a CDS encoding potassium channel family protein has translation MSIFRRVRKALGWEFKTAKPEYDLNPLIYSQLKPFRLPLVLVQVIMMIGTLGYIIIDDFPILDAIYQTGITFTTVGFGEVAEISQAGRFFTVTLIIFGFATFTLSTAVLIDAVIKGRLFDLYKERNMLYKIARLRRHFVIFYHNEYTLQLAKQFRDNQVPFVVVDPSEDIEKIAKENGYPYWVKEEPYKELAFLKSHLSSAKGAISLSKNISDNITLIASVRLYEKELGRSPFLIISNAETQNEKIRLQKLGADKVVATPSLMAKRVSAMAIRPDMENVLDEFLYKRDTPIDMEEAFVNEDSWVVNKEMKDLRLRDKLKVSVIGITEAKGRFIQMPSGSVVISANSKLLLVGSQKGIARAKRIISLNRKPGDE, from the coding sequence ATGAGCATCTTTAGAAGAGTCAGAAAAGCGCTTGGTTGGGAATTCAAAACAGCCAAGCCTGAGTATGATCTAAACCCTTTAATATACTCTCAACTAAAACCATTTAGACTACCACTCGTACTAGTTCAAGTTATCATGATGATAGGAACACTTGGATATATAATTATTGATGATTTCCCAATTTTAGATGCTATTTATCAAACAGGTATTACATTTACTACTGTTGGATTTGGTGAAGTTGCTGAAATATCACAAGCAGGTAGATTTTTTACAGTCACACTAATAATCTTTGGATTTGCTACTTTTACACTTTCAACTGCTGTACTAATTGATGCTGTAATAAAAGGCCGATTATTTGATTTGTATAAGGAAAGAAATATGCTTTACAAAATTGCAAGATTAAGAAGACACTTCGTGATTTTTTATCACAATGAATATACATTACAATTAGCTAAACAATTCAGGGACAATCAAGTTCCTTTTGTGGTTGTAGATCCTAGCGAAGATATTGAAAAAATTGCAAAAGAAAACGGTTATCCATATTGGGTAAAAGAAGAACCATATAAAGAATTAGCTTTTTTGAAATCACATTTATCTTCGGCAAAAGGTGCAATATCTTTATCAAAAAATATTTCAGACAATATTACTTTAATTGCTTCTGTTAGATTATATGAAAAAGAATTAGGACGAAGTCCTTTTTTAATCATTTCTAATGCAGAAACACAAAATGAAAAAATCAGACTTCAAAAACTTGGAGCCGATAAAGTTGTAGCAACTCCGTCTTTAATGGCAAAAAGAGTTTCAGCCATGGCAATTAGACCAGATATGGAAAATGTACTTGATGAGTTTTTATATAAAAGAGATACTCCAATTGATATGGAAGAAGCTTTCGTAAACGAAGACTCTTGGGTAGTTAATAAAGAAATGAAAGATTTACGATTAAGAGATAAACTTAAAGTATCTGTAATTGGAATTACAGAAGCAAAAGGTAGGTTTATTCAAATGCCAAGTGGTTCAGTTGTGATAAGTGCTAATTCAAAATTATTATTAGTAGGTTCACAAAAAGGAATTGCTAGAGCAAAAAGAATTATAAGTCTAAATAGAAAACCAGGAGATGAATAA
- the gyrA gene encoding DNA topoisomerase (ATP-hydrolyzing) subunit A, whose protein sequence is MENLFENQDIIDINIEDSVKASYLDYSMSVIIGRALPDARDGLKPVHRRILYAMHDLNITSKSAYKKSARIVGDVIGKYHPHGDNSVYDALVRLAQDFSMRAPLIDGQGNFGSVDGDNAAAMRYTEARMTKVAEEVMRDLDKDTVNFTANYDDTMKEPSVLPTRLPTLLLNGSEGIAVGMATKIPPHNSNELLAAVLHMVDNPEATADELMQFIKGPDFPTGGTIFGRRGIIDAYNTGRGRVRIRAKHHIETKGKKEIIILDELPYQVNKSRLIEQIANLAKDKQIEGISEVRDESDRDGIRVVIELKKDAMSEIVLNNLYKSTPMENTFGIILLAVHNKEPKVFTLPELLTVFLSHRKTVIIRRTIFELEKAKARAHILEGLKIALDNIDEVVKIIKASANDADAREKLQERFSLSHIQSQAILDMRLGRLTGLQRDKLEAEYQELLALIEYLELILKSEDRLNEIIREELEEVKERFASDRRTDIEDSYDEIDIEDLIPNEPMVVTITHNGYVKRVPIKSYEKQRRGGKGKTAVTTHDDDFIEKFFVSNTHDTLMFVTNMGQLYWLKVYKIPEGSRTAKGKAVVNLINLRDDEKIMAIIPTSDFDESKSLAFFTRNGVVKRTSLSEFSNIRSNGVRAIVLDDTDEIVTAKITDPSSQFLMIFTSLGQCIRFDIEKTREQGRSTRGVRGIKFKHDSDFVVDADVITDESQELLPISEKGIGKRTTVSEYRLTNRAGSGVISMKLSNKTGNVVGEVLVDETQDLMALTSIGKMIRVDMQTIRKAGRNTSGVIIVNVDKGDKVVSIAKCPKEAEEIEVDENGNVIRYTEDGEVVVVEPVEGLNPVDLNTESNVQETPSLLDNEENEENNEEK, encoded by the coding sequence ATGGAAAACCTTTTCGAAAATCAAGATATTATTGATATAAATATTGAAGACTCTGTTAAAGCTTCGTATTTAGATTACTCAATGAGTGTTATTATTGGTCGTGCATTACCAGATGCAAGAGATGGATTAAAACCAGTTCACAGAAGAATTTTATATGCTATGCATGATTTAAATATTACATCAAAATCAGCTTATAAAAAATCTGCGAGAATTGTTGGAGATGTTATTGGTAAGTACCATCCACATGGTGATAACTCAGTTTATGATGCATTAGTAAGACTTGCACAAGATTTCTCAATGAGAGCACCACTAATTGATGGTCAAGGAAACTTCGGTTCTGTTGATGGTGATAATGCAGCTGCTATGAGATATACAGAAGCTCGTATGACAAAAGTTGCTGAAGAAGTTATGAGAGACTTAGACAAAGATACAGTTAACTTTACAGCAAACTACGATGATACTATGAAAGAACCTTCAGTTCTTCCAACAAGACTTCCAACCTTATTATTAAATGGTAGTGAAGGTATTGCTGTTGGTATGGCTACAAAAATTCCACCGCATAATTCAAATGAATTATTAGCAGCTGTTTTACATATGGTTGATAATCCAGAAGCTACGGCAGATGAATTAATGCAATTTATTAAAGGTCCAGATTTCCCAACAGGTGGAACTATTTTTGGTCGTCGTGGAATTATCGATGCTTATAATACAGGTCGAGGACGTGTAAGAATTAGAGCAAAGCATCATATTGAAACAAAAGGTAAGAAAGAGATTATTATTCTTGATGAATTACCTTACCAAGTAAATAAATCTAGACTAATTGAGCAAATTGCAAACTTAGCAAAAGATAAACAAATTGAAGGTATTTCAGAAGTTAGAGATGAATCTGATAGAGATGGAATTAGAGTTGTAATTGAACTTAAAAAAGATGCAATGAGTGAAATTGTATTAAACAACCTTTATAAATCAACTCCAATGGAAAATACATTTGGAATTATTTTACTTGCAGTTCACAATAAAGAACCAAAAGTATTTACATTGCCAGAATTATTAACTGTATTTTTATCACATAGAAAAACAGTAATTATTAGAAGAACTATTTTCGAACTTGAAAAAGCAAAAGCAAGAGCACATATTTTAGAAGGTCTAAAAATTGCACTTGATAATATTGATGAAGTTGTAAAAATTATTAAAGCTTCTGCTAATGATGCAGATGCAAGAGAAAAGCTTCAGGAAAGATTCTCATTATCTCATATTCAATCTCAAGCTATTTTAGATATGAGATTAGGAAGACTTACTGGTCTTCAAAGAGATAAATTAGAAGCTGAATATCAAGAATTATTAGCTTTAATCGAATACTTAGAATTAATTTTAAAATCTGAAGATAGATTAAATGAAATTATTAGAGAAGAATTAGAAGAAGTAAAAGAAAGATTTGCATCTGATAGAAGAACTGATATTGAAGATTCTTATGATGAAATTGATATTGAAGATTTAATTCCAAATGAGCCAATGGTAGTTACTATTACTCATAACGGTTATGTAAAAAGAGTACCAATTAAATCTTATGAAAAACAAAGACGTGGTGGAAAAGGTAAAACAGCTGTAACTACACACGATGATGATTTCATTGAGAAATTCTTTGTATCTAATACTCATGATACTTTAATGTTTGTTACAAATATGGGACAATTATACTGGTTAAAAGTATATAAAATTCCAGAAGGTTCTAGAACTGCAAAAGGTAAAGCAGTTGTTAACTTAATCAACCTAAGAGATGATGAAAAAATTATGGCAATTATTCCAACGTCTGATTTTGATGAGTCTAAATCTTTAGCATTCTTTACAAGAAATGGTGTTGTTAAAAGAACATCATTATCTGAATTCTCAAATATTAGATCAAATGGGGTAAGAGCTATTGTTCTTGATGATACTGATGAAATTGTAACTGCTAAAATTACAGACCCAAGCTCGCAATTCTTAATGATATTTACAAGTTTAGGTCAATGTATTAGATTTGATATTGAAAAAACAAGAGAACAAGGTAGATCTACAAGAGGAGTTAGAGGTATTAAGTTCAAACATGACTCTGATTTTGTAGTTGATGCTGATGTTATTACAGATGAATCACAAGAATTATTACCAATTTCTGAAAAAGGTATTGGAAAAAGAACAACAGTTTCTGAATATAGATTAACAAATAGAGCAGGTTCTGGAGTTATATCAATGAAATTATCAAATAAAACTGGTAATGTTGTTGGAGAAGTTTTAGTTGATGAAACTCAAGACTTAATGGCACTTACATCTATTGGTAAAATGATTAGAGTTGATATGCAAACAATTAGAAAAGCAGGAAGAAATACTTCTGGTGTAATTATTGTAAATGTTGATAAAGGTGATAAAGTTGTATCAATAGCAAAATGTCCAAAAGAAGCTGAAGAAATTGAAGTTGATGAAAATGGAAATGTGATTAGATATACAGAAGATGGTGAGGTTGTTGTAGTTGAACCAGTTGAAGGTTTAAACCCAGTAGATTTAAATACAGAATCAAATGTTCAAGAAACACCATCATTATTAGATAATGAAGAAAACGAAGAAAATAACGAGGAAAAATAA
- the argJ gene encoding bifunctional glutamate N-acetyltransferase/amino-acid acetyltransferase ArgJ encodes MFTILPIKGFIDQIDGFYCDGISAGLKPSGDNDLGFIYVSEPCDVQAVFTENKFQAAPLKHFLQYEENFKTNFVLINSKNANAMTGKKGIEDIDTIFSQLDFDLINPIMSSTGVIGNPLPIEKIVNGAKSFDLSSKSGENLSKAIMTTDAYSKTCMYEVKLEDGSSFKIGAVAKGAGMINPNLATMLCFICTDANIPVSDMKEALKVNSETTFNAISVDGDTSTNDTVMLLANKKSNSYEKQAFFEALRLVMHDMAMLMVADGEGAKKAVAFEVINALTKEDAQIAAKALSNSLLVKTALFGEDPNFGRIASTIGASKITCNEETLVISYNNIIVYNKGELCFDANTEAKASEVLKDDKFKVICDIGLGDKSFTAYGCDLGYKYVEINADYRT; translated from the coding sequence ATGTTTACAATCTTACCTATAAAAGGTTTTATCGACCAAATTGATGGTTTTTATTGTGATGGCATTAGTGCAGGATTAAAACCAAGTGGAGATAATGACTTAGGTTTTATTTATGTAAGCGAACCTTGTGACGTTCAAGCTGTTTTTACTGAAAATAAATTTCAAGCAGCTCCTTTAAAACATTTCTTACAATATGAAGAAAACTTTAAAACAAACTTTGTTTTAATTAATTCAAAAAATGCAAATGCAATGACTGGAAAAAAAGGTATTGAAGATATTGATACTATCTTTTCTCAATTAGATTTTGATTTAATAAACCCAATTATGAGTTCAACTGGAGTTATTGGAAATCCTTTACCTATTGAAAAAATAGTAAATGGTGCAAAATCTTTTGATTTATCATCAAAAAGTGGTGAAAACTTATCTAAAGCAATTATGACTACTGATGCTTATTCAAAAACTTGTATGTATGAAGTAAAACTTGAAGATGGAAGCTCATTTAAAATAGGTGCAGTTGCAAAAGGTGCAGGAATGATTAATCCAAATCTTGCAACTATGTTATGTTTTATTTGTACGGATGCAAATATTCCTGTAAGTGATATGAAAGAAGCATTAAAAGTTAATAGTGAAACAACTTTTAATGCAATTTCAGTTGATGGTGATACATCTACAAATGATACAGTAATGTTACTAGCAAATAAGAAATCAAACTCATATGAAAAGCAAGCTTTCTTTGAAGCTTTACGATTAGTAATGCATGATATGGCAATGTTAATGGTAGCAGATGGAGAGGGCGCTAAAAAAGCTGTTGCCTTTGAAGTAATAAATGCACTTACTAAAGAAGATGCACAAATTGCTGCAAAAGCATTATCCAATTCACTACTTGTTAAAACTGCACTTTTTGGAGAAGATCCAAATTTTGGAAGAATTGCTTCAACTATTGGTGCTAGTAAAATTACATGTAATGAAGAAACTTTAGTTATATCATATAATAATATTATTGTATATAATAAAGGTGAACTTTGCTTTGATGCAAATACAGAAGCAAAAGCTTCAGAAGTATTAAAAGATGATAAATTTAAAGTTATTTGTGATATTGGTTTAGGTGATAAATCATTTACAGCTTATGGATGTGACTTAGGTTATAAGTATGTAGAAATCAATGCTGATTATCGTACATAG
- a CDS encoding glycosyltransferase: MTKTSIYYKNKTNLIKELEKDERIFVLKKQTLLKKLSFAKKEYADIYFHSGTLDEEAILNIKNSKKTIVNSKLLKKEILEKTDISKENIKVIYPSINMSYKKPKQIKEELCKKYDIDSTPKIIYFTANNLKTSGVKEFFDIIVTLRSMNKQIIVSSDKNQINALKFLISKYNFGDEVLLLEDYEKPNDLFLAADIFILPTYNKSFATNILKAMYCKCAVLSTTTNYASELIDVFATMENPSDPNTSFKVDALLSREEDLKLIQKENRKIAKKYELSKNLNKLNTIIESI, from the coding sequence GTGACTAAAACTTCAATATATTATAAAAATAAAACAAACCTAATAAAAGAATTAGAAAAAGATGAAAGAATTTTTGTCTTAAAAAAACAAACATTATTAAAAAAACTTTCTTTTGCAAAAAAAGAATATGCAGATATCTATTTTCACTCAGGAACTTTAGATGAAGAAGCAATTTTGAATATTAAAAACTCAAAAAAAACTATTGTAAATTCAAAGCTACTTAAAAAAGAAATCCTTGAAAAAACAGATATCTCAAAAGAGAATATAAAAGTTATCTATCCCAGTATAAATATGAGCTATAAAAAGCCAAAACAAATCAAAGAAGAATTATGTAAAAAATATGATATAGATTCAACGCCAAAGATTATATACTTTACAGCAAATAATTTGAAAACTTCTGGTGTAAAAGAATTCTTTGATATCATTGTCACTTTACGTTCTATGAATAAACAAATTATAGTTTCTTCAGATAAAAATCAAATAAATGCACTAAAGTTTTTAATATCAAAGTACAATTTTGGTGATGAAGTTTTATTGTTAGAAGATTATGAAAAACCAAATGATTTATTTTTAGCAGCTGATATTTTTATTCTTCCAACATATAATAAAAGTTTTGCAACAAATATTTTAAAAGCAATGTATTGTAAATGTGCTGTTTTAAGTACTACAACAAACTATGCAAGTGAGTTGATTGATGTTTTTGCAACGATGGAAAACCCTAGTGATCCAAATACTAGTTTTAAAGTTGATGCTCTATTATCAAGAGAAGAAGATTTAAAGCTTATTCAAAAAGAAAACAGAAAAATTGCAAAGAAATATGAATTATCAAAGAATTTAAATAAATTAAACACAATCATAGAGAGTATTTAA
- a CDS encoding aspartate-semialdehyde dehydrogenase — MRKFNVAVVGATGAVGEELFRVMEAYDFPVANIVPLASANSAGSKIEYKEKEYTVLELTDTVFEENEVDIAFFSAGGSISEKFAKYAVEAGAVVIDNTSHFRMDPNVPLVVPEVNPEDITLWRETGIIANPNCSTIQMVLSLKPLDELYGIKRVDVSTYQAVSGAGKAGMEELVKQMQAFFAFNLGEAKKEAFAHQIALNVIPQIDVAQENGFTKEEMKMVNETQKILKKQIQVAATCVRVPVLRSHSESITVTFEDNVEVNVAEVRDCLENFENVEVIDDLENNAYPMPIVSTDTDITYVGRIRKDVYAPNIVHYFNVADQVRVGAATNSVRIALKWIEMENDI; from the coding sequence ATGAGAAAATTTAATGTAGCAGTAGTTGGTGCAACTGGTGCTGTTGGAGAAGAACTTTTTAGAGTAATGGAAGCATATGACTTCCCTGTTGCAAATATCGTGCCATTAGCAAGTGCAAATAGTGCAGGTAGTAAAATTGAATATAAAGAAAAAGAATATACAGTATTAGAATTAACTGATACTGTATTTGAAGAAAATGAAGTTGATATTGCATTTTTTTCTGCGGGTGGTTCAATTTCTGAGAAATTTGCAAAATATGCTGTTGAAGCAGGAGCTGTTGTAATTGATAATACAAGTCATTTTAGAATGGATCCAAATGTTCCTTTAGTAGTTCCTGAAGTTAATCCTGAAGATATTACTTTATGGAGAGAAACTGGAATTATTGCAAATCCAAATTGTTCAACAATTCAAATGGTATTATCTTTAAAACCATTAGATGAATTATACGGAATTAAAAGAGTTGATGTATCAACTTATCAAGCAGTTTCTGGTGCTGGAAAAGCTGGTATGGAAGAACTTGTAAAACAAATGCAAGCGTTCTTTGCATTTAATTTAGGTGAAGCAAAAAAAGAAGCTTTTGCTCATCAAATTGCTTTAAATGTTATTCCTCAAATTGATGTTGCACAAGAGAATGGATTTACTAAAGAAGAAATGAAAATGGTAAATGAAACTCAAAAGATTCTAAAAAAACAGATTCAAGTAGCAGCAACTTGTGTTAGAGTTCCTGTTTTAAGATCTCACTCAGAGTCTATTACTGTTACATTTGAAGATAATGTAGAAGTAAATGTAGCTGAAGTAAGAGATTGCTTAGAAAACTTTGAAAATGTTGAAGTTATTGATGATTTAGAAAACAATGCATATCCAATGCCTATTGTTTCAACTGATACAGATATTACTTATGTAGGTAGAATTAGAAAAGATGTTTATGCACCAAATATTGTTCACTATTTTAATGTTGCAGATCAAGTAAGAGTTGGAGCTGCTACTAATTCTGTAAGAATTGCATTAAAATGGATTGAAATGGAGAATGATATTTAA
- a CDS encoding YqhA family protein has protein sequence MLERLFESAMWKTRLFILLAVVFGLIGAIVLFIVASVDIYEVLMYTFNVYANGLHPKDFHEVIVSKIIGAVDLYLIAIVMLIFAFGIYELFISKIEAAENKETGNNILAISSLDQLKDKIAKVIIMVLVVGFFQRVLHMKYTSALEMLYFAVSIMVLAIGLYFLGKVGQKEYKK, from the coding sequence ATGTTAGAAAGACTTTTTGAAAGTGCAATGTGGAAGACTAGATTATTTATTCTTCTAGCAGTTGTATTTGGTCTTATTGGTGCAATAGTTCTTTTTATTGTTGCATCAGTTGATATTTATGAAGTCTTAATGTACACATTTAATGTTTATGCAAATGGATTACATCCAAAAGATTTTCATGAAGTAATAGTAAGTAAAATAATTGGAGCAGTAGATTTATACCTAATCGCAATTGTAATGCTGATTTTTGCATTTGGTATTTATGAACTTTTTATATCAAAAATAGAAGCTGCTGAAAATAAAGAAACAGGCAATAATATTCTTGCTATTTCTTCACTTGACCAATTAAAAGATAAAATAGCAAAAGTAATTATTATGGTACTTGTAGTTGGATTTTTCCAAAGAGTATTACATATGAAATATACTTCTGCCTTAGAAATGTTGTATTTTGCAGTATCAATTATGGTTCTTGCAATTGGACTTTACTTTTTAGGTAAAGTTGGACAAAAAGAGTATAAAAAATAA
- the hemE gene encoding uroporphyrinogen decarboxylase — MSKIFVDACLRKETPYTPVWMMRQAGRYLPEYMKVRAEAGNFLNLCHNPEKAAEVTIQPLDIVGVDAAILFSDILVIPNEMGMHLEFIKGEGPIFKDPIKNEADIDALLGGEEAADKLTYVYETIKLLKQQLPEDKALIGFTGAPWTLATYMIEGQGTKTYNLCKKMMYSNPELLHKILRKVTEVVKFYMIKQIEAGADVVQIFDSWAAAIEPGKYDEFSWKYMVEIADYIKAKYPNIPIIMFPKGVSAFINMGGVYGNFDVFGVDWGTPMAMAKAKLGEKYVLQGNMEPCRLYSKEETTKCVEVIQETMQGEGHIFNLGHGILPDVPVENAIHFVSECKRVSKK, encoded by the coding sequence ATGTCAAAGATTTTTGTAGATGCATGTTTAAGAAAAGAAACTCCTTACACTCCGGTATGGATGATGAGACAAGCTGGTAGATATTTACCAGAATATATGAAAGTTAGAGCAGAAGCTGGAAACTTTTTAAACCTTTGTCATAATCCAGAAAAAGCTGCTGAAGTAACTATTCAACCTTTAGATATTGTAGGTGTTGATGCTGCTATTTTATTCTCAGATATATTAGTAATTCCAAATGAAATGGGAATGCATTTAGAGTTTATAAAAGGTGAAGGTCCAATCTTCAAAGATCCAATTAAAAATGAAGCTGATATTGATGCTCTTTTAGGTGGTGAAGAAGCTGCTGATAAATTAACTTATGTTTATGAAACAATCAAACTATTAAAACAACAACTTCCTGAAGATAAAGCGCTTATAGGATTTACTGGAGCACCTTGGACACTTGCTACTTATATGATTGAAGGACAAGGAACTAAAACATACAATCTTTGTAAAAAAATGATGTATTCTAATCCTGAACTATTACACAAGATTTTAAGAAAAGTAACTGAAGTTGTTAAGTTTTATATGATTAAACAAATTGAAGCAGGTGCTGATGTAGTTCAAATTTTTGATTCATGGGCTGCTGCTATTGAACCAGGTAAATATGATGAATTCTCATGGAAATATATGGTAGAAATTGCTGATTATATTAAAGCTAAATATCCTAATATTCCAATTATTATGTTCCCTAAAGGTGTATCTGCATTTATTAATATGGGTGGAGTATATGGAAACTTTGATGTATTTGGAGTTGATTGGGGAACACCAATGGCAATGGCAAAAGCAAAACTAGGTGAGAAGTATGTACTTCAAGGAAATATGGAACCATGTAGACTTTACTCAAAAGAAGAGACTACAAAATGTGTTGAAGTAATACAAGAAACTATGCAAGGTGAGGGACATATATTTAACTTAGGACATGGTATCTTACCAGATGTTCCTGTTGAAAATGCGATACATTTTGTATCTGAATGTAAAAGAGTTTCAAAAAAATAA
- the rpmB gene encoding 50S ribosomal protein L28, with amino-acid sequence MSRRCAISGKGPMVGNNVSHAKNRTKKRFLPNLRTVRVTLEDGTTQKIRISAKELRTLKKHS; translated from the coding sequence ATGTCAAGAAGATGCGCAATATCAGGAAAAGGACCTATGGTTGGTAACAACGTAAGTCACGCAAAAAACAGAACTAAAAAAAGATTTTTACCAAACTTAAGAACTGTAAGAGTTACTTTAGAAGATGGTACTACTCAGAAAATTAGAATTTCTGCTAAAGAGTTAAGAACTCTTAAAAAACACTCATAG